The following proteins come from a genomic window of Hymenobacter canadensis:
- a CDS encoding T9SS type A sorting domain-containing protein, translating into MKHLVRLALLLFAGPALAQQPQLTFSEHIAPIIYQHCTSCHRTGEVAPFPLVSYQDVVSHAPTIKFVTGIRYMPPWKADPNYSHFLDENTLTDTEIQKIREWVDGGMARGNPALEPALPTFPAGSQLGTPDLVVPMAQKFTHQGNLQDLYRVFVLPTRLPAGRDVAAVEFRAGNKRITHHAIIGMDTTQRAQVLDAQDPGYGYTRFGGFGFSATEENWAGWVPGSTARYFPNGLGKKLPRNASILVQVHYGPTALTQTDSSVVNVFFSRQPVQRYVQTFPLSPLNLTNGPFIIPAGQVKTFHAELQVPVDVSLVSVLPHAHLLGKKWRIWAVKPSGDTIRIIKINDWDFNWQGAYRFPRLLKIPAGSRLMADATYDNTANNPRNPFSPPQTVQWGEQTTAEMLLAYLDVVPYRPGDENIVLSNQSAQELLRRPEARLYPVYPNPAAAGVVSIGFSLPDAAAVSVLLTDAQGRVVRQPAQGQRYAGGTHTLELPTTGLAAGLYLVKLQTPDFTQTQKLVLLK; encoded by the coding sequence ATGAAACACCTTGTACGCCTTGCGCTGCTGCTGTTCGCCGGCCCGGCGCTGGCCCAGCAGCCGCAGCTCACATTCAGCGAGCATATTGCGCCCATCATCTACCAGCACTGCACGTCCTGCCACCGCACCGGCGAGGTGGCGCCGTTTCCGCTGGTCAGCTACCAGGATGTCGTCAGCCACGCGCCCACTATTAAGTTCGTGACGGGCATCCGGTATATGCCGCCCTGGAAGGCCGACCCTAACTATTCGCACTTCCTCGACGAAAACACGCTCACGGACACCGAAATCCAGAAAATCCGGGAGTGGGTAGATGGCGGTATGGCCCGCGGCAACCCGGCCCTGGAACCGGCGCTGCCCACGTTTCCGGCCGGCTCGCAACTGGGCACGCCCGATTTGGTGGTGCCGATGGCCCAGAAGTTCACCCACCAGGGCAACCTGCAGGATTTGTACCGGGTGTTTGTGCTGCCCACCCGCCTGCCCGCCGGCCGCGACGTGGCGGCCGTGGAGTTCCGGGCCGGCAACAAGCGCATCACCCACCACGCCATCATCGGCATGGACACCACGCAGCGTGCCCAGGTGCTGGATGCCCAGGACCCTGGCTACGGCTACACGCGCTTCGGGGGCTTCGGCTTTTCGGCTACCGAGGAGAACTGGGCCGGCTGGGTGCCGGGCTCCACGGCCCGCTATTTCCCCAACGGGCTGGGCAAAAAGCTGCCCCGCAACGCCAGCATCCTTGTGCAGGTGCACTACGGCCCCACGGCCCTCACCCAAACCGACTCGTCGGTGGTGAACGTGTTTTTCAGCCGCCAGCCGGTGCAGCGCTACGTCCAGACGTTCCCGTTGTCGCCGCTCAATCTCACCAACGGGCCGTTCATCATCCCGGCCGGGCAGGTGAAAACCTTCCACGCCGAGCTGCAGGTTCCCGTAGATGTAAGCCTGGTGAGCGTGCTGCCCCACGCGCATCTGCTGGGCAAGAAGTGGCGTATCTGGGCCGTGAAGCCTTCCGGCGACACCATCCGCATCATCAAAATCAACGACTGGGACTTCAACTGGCAGGGCGCCTACCGCTTCCCGCGCCTGCTCAAAATCCCGGCCGGCTCGCGCCTCATGGCCGACGCCACCTACGACAACACCGCCAACAACCCCCGCAACCCGTTCTCGCCGCCCCAAACCGTGCAATGGGGCGAACAAACCACGGCCGAAATGCTGCTGGCCTACCTCGACGTGGTGCCCTACCGCCCCGGCGACGAGAACATCGTGCTCAGCAACCAGTCGGCGCAGGAACTGCTGCGGCGGCCCGAGGCGCGGCTGTATCCGGTGTATCCGAATCCGGCCGCAGCCGGCGTGGTTTCCATCGGCTTCAGTTTGCCTGATGCCGCGGCCGTTTCGGTGCTGCTGACCGATGCGCAGGGCCGCGTAGTACGCCAGCCGGCCCAAGGTCAGCGCTACGCCGGCGGCACCCACACGCTGGAGCTGCCCACTACCGGCCTGGCCGCCGGCCTCTATCTGGTGAAGCTGCAAACGCCCGATTTCACCCAGACCCAGAAGCTGGTACTGCTCAAATAA
- a CDS encoding glycosyltransferase family protein, with translation MNILYGVPGEGMGHATRSKVVIAHLLAQGHEVSVVSSSRAYQLLAHTFPGRVHEIRGFHLAYKDVVVSKARTAALTLRNAPDSLLTNFRRYRNLPGADQFDCVISDFESFSYLFARWKQLPVISIDNMQIISRARLDVAVPAGERGNFEVARGIVRAKLPRSHHYFVSTFFPLPVVRPATTLVPPIIRPEILAARPTAGAHVLVYQSATTQQGLVPLLQALPGQEFRVYGFNKEESHGNVQLKAFSEQGFIEDLASARAVVTNGGFSLISEAVYLHKPICAVPIPVQFEQFLNAAQVQKLGYGRHFETLTPDNLKAFLYDLSGFEAALGAYKQDGNQELFRQLDEALAGL, from the coding sequence ATGAACATACTATACGGAGTGCCCGGCGAGGGGATGGGCCACGCCACCCGCAGCAAGGTGGTTATTGCGCATCTGCTGGCACAGGGGCACGAGGTGAGCGTGGTGAGCAGCAGCCGCGCATACCAGCTGCTGGCGCACACGTTTCCGGGCCGGGTGCACGAAATCCGGGGCTTCCATCTGGCCTACAAGGATGTGGTGGTGAGCAAGGCCCGCACCGCCGCCCTCACCCTGCGCAACGCGCCCGACAGCCTGCTCACCAACTTCCGTCGCTACCGCAACCTGCCCGGCGCCGACCAGTTCGACTGCGTGATTTCAGACTTCGAGTCGTTCAGCTACCTGTTTGCCCGCTGGAAGCAGCTGCCGGTTATCAGCATCGACAACATGCAGATTATCAGCCGGGCGCGGCTGGATGTGGCGGTGCCGGCCGGGGAGAGGGGCAACTTCGAGGTTGCGCGCGGCATTGTGCGGGCCAAACTGCCGCGCAGCCACCATTACTTTGTCAGCACGTTCTTCCCGCTGCCGGTGGTGCGGCCGGCCACCACGCTGGTGCCGCCCATCATCCGGCCCGAGATTCTGGCAGCGCGCCCCACAGCCGGCGCACACGTGCTGGTGTACCAATCGGCCACCACGCAGCAGGGGCTGGTGCCGCTGCTGCAGGCGCTGCCGGGGCAGGAGTTTCGGGTGTACGGCTTCAACAAAGAGGAAAGCCACGGCAACGTGCAGCTCAAGGCCTTCAGCGAACAGGGCTTCATCGAGGACCTGGCCTCGGCCCGCGCCGTCGTCACCAATGGGGGCTTCTCGCTGATCAGCGAAGCGGTGTACCTGCACAAGCCCATCTGCGCCGTGCCCATCCCCGTGCAGTTCGAGCAGTTCCTCAACGCCGCCCAAGTGCAGAAGCTGGGCTACGGCCGCCACTTCGAAACCCTGACCCCCGACAACCTGAAAGCATTTCTCTACGACCTGTCCGGCTTTGAGGCGGCCCTAGGCGCATACAAGCAGGATGGCAACCAGGAGCTGTTCCGGCAGCTGGATGAAGCACTGGCGGGGCTGTAA
- a CDS encoding FAD-binding oxidoreductase yields MDFNSLTPELLVAFEAIVGPQHVLTAQRAEAAATADTYADYGRDHTEDLHFAPDVVLRPANAEEISQIVRLCHQHHIPVTPRGAGTGLSGGALPIHHGVVLSTERLNQIIQIDERNLQATVEPGVVNEAFQQAVQAVGLFYPPDPASKGSCFLGGNLAHSSGGPKAVKYGTTRDYVLNLQVVLPTGDIIWTAANTLKNSTGYNLTQLMVGSEGTLGIITKVVFRLLPYPKHNILMLVPFRQVTQAAEAVSAVFRAGIIPSGMEFMEREAIAWSSEYLKISLTLPEDIAAHLLIELDGQDLDELYKEAEQVYGVLEHYDVDEILLADNATQKDELWRIRRNIGNSVRYNSVYKEEDTVVPRAELPTLLSGVKEIGARYGFKSVCYGHAGDGNLHVNIIRGDLDDEMWNVGLRQPITEIFELCVKLGGTISGEHGIGLVQKGYIGIALPDTNLELMRGIKRVFDPHGILNPGKIF; encoded by the coding sequence ATGGATTTCAACTCCCTCACCCCCGAGCTGCTCGTCGCCTTCGAGGCCATTGTGGGCCCGCAGCATGTCCTCACGGCCCAGCGTGCCGAAGCTGCCGCCACCGCCGACACCTACGCCGACTACGGCCGCGACCATACCGAGGACTTGCACTTTGCCCCCGACGTGGTGCTGCGCCCGGCTAACGCCGAAGAGATTAGTCAGATTGTGCGCCTCTGCCATCAGCACCACATTCCGGTGACACCACGCGGCGCGGGCACCGGCCTGAGCGGGGGCGCGCTGCCCATCCACCACGGCGTGGTGCTGAGCACCGAGCGGCTCAACCAGATCATCCAGATTGATGAGCGCAACCTGCAGGCCACCGTGGAGCCGGGCGTGGTGAATGAGGCGTTTCAGCAGGCGGTGCAGGCGGTGGGCCTGTTCTATCCGCCCGACCCGGCCAGCAAGGGCAGCTGCTTTCTGGGCGGCAACCTGGCCCACAGCAGCGGCGGCCCCAAAGCCGTGAAATACGGCACCACCCGCGACTACGTGCTGAACCTGCAGGTGGTGCTGCCCACCGGCGACATCATCTGGACCGCCGCCAACACCCTCAAAAACTCCACCGGCTACAACCTCACCCAGCTTATGGTGGGCTCGGAGGGCACGCTGGGCATCATCACGAAAGTGGTGTTCCGCCTCCTCCCCTACCCCAAGCACAACATTTTGATGCTGGTACCTTTCCGGCAGGTGACGCAGGCCGCCGAGGCCGTGTCGGCCGTATTCCGGGCGGGCATCATCCCGTCGGGCATGGAGTTCATGGAGCGCGAGGCCATTGCCTGGTCGTCGGAGTACCTGAAGATTTCGCTCACGCTGCCCGAGGATATTGCGGCCCACCTGCTCATCGAGCTGGACGGGCAGGATCTGGACGAGCTTTATAAGGAGGCCGAGCAGGTGTACGGCGTGCTGGAACACTACGACGTAGACGAAATCCTGCTGGCCGACAACGCCACCCAGAAAGACGAGCTCTGGCGCATCCGGCGCAACATCGGCAATTCGGTGCGCTACAACTCCGTGTATAAGGAAGAAGACACCGTGGTGCCCCGCGCCGAGCTGCCCACGCTGTTGAGCGGCGTCAAGGAAATCGGCGCGCGCTATGGCTTCAAGAGCGTCTGCTACGGCCACGCCGGCGACGGCAATCTGCACGTCAACATAATCCGCGGCGACCTGGACGACGAGATGTGGAACGTGGGCCTGCGCCAGCCCATCACCGAAATCTTCGAGCTGTGCGTGAAGCTGGGCGGCACCATCTCCGGCGAGCATGGCATCGGGCTGGTGCAGAAAGGCTACATCGGCATTGCCCTGCCCGATACCAACCTGGAGCTGATGCGCGGCATCAAGCGCGTATTCGACCCCCACGGCATCCTGAATCCCGGCAAGATCTTCTAA
- a CDS encoding C40 family peptidase, with protein MMALVGWLAGCSAPKKVNYRNGRYHSARDMARIKAEERRRGSRPVAKSKAKTTTPAGKAKIVTKNRSTPANASRAIVTVIETARSFQGTPYKYGGTSRLGMDCSGLLYNSFAAIDVAIPRSSNEQAVWGTPVKPQDLKAGDLVFFGASPGSSTITHVGLVTEATPEGVQFIHASSSSGVVENSLETDYYLSRYIKAVRPVL; from the coding sequence ATGATGGCGCTGGTGGGCTGGCTGGCGGGCTGCAGCGCCCCCAAGAAAGTAAACTACCGCAACGGCCGCTACCACTCGGCGCGCGACATGGCCCGCATCAAAGCCGAGGAGCGCCGCCGCGGCAGCCGGCCGGTGGCAAAATCCAAAGCAAAAACCACCACGCCTGCCGGCAAGGCCAAAATCGTGACCAAGAACCGCAGCACGCCGGCCAACGCCAGCCGCGCCATCGTCACGGTTATCGAAACGGCCCGCTCGTTTCAGGGCACTCCTTATAAGTACGGCGGCACCTCGCGCCTGGGCATGGATTGCTCGGGCTTGCTCTACAATTCTTTTGCCGCCATCGACGTGGCCATTCCGCGCTCCAGCAACGAGCAGGCCGTGTGGGGCACGCCCGTAAAGCCCCAGGATCTGAAGGCCGGGGATTTGGTATTTTTCGGGGCCTCGCCGGGCAGCTCCACCATCACGCACGTGGGCCTCGTGACGGAAGCCACGCCGGAAGGCGTGCAGTTTATTCACGCATCCAGTTCGTCGGGAGTAGTGGAAAATAGCCTGGAAACCGACTACTACTTAAGTCGCTACATCAAAGCAGTACGGCCGGTATTGTAG
- a CDS encoding TonB-dependent receptor, with protein sequence MKHQRLLHLLVLLLTLLSAHTGWSQGATTAAMNGIITDKDGGGLPGATVIAVHNPTNTQYVAPTNSEGRFNIQNMRVGGPYTVRITFVGYKDASREGIFLSLGQNQRLDINLSEATTELAGVTVTANQDPIINAGRTGAATTVQREQIERLPTLNRSLQDFTRLTPQSNGNSFGGRSGSFNNVTVDGAIFNNAFGLQSTVGGQAGAQPISLDAIDQIQVSIAPFDVRQGSFTGAGINVVTRSGSNKFTGSLYGFYRNQNLVGSKVGDFEQNYPNFELKNTGFRVGGPIVKDKVFFFLNGELERRNDPPTGNFTANRNDTPPPTGSQVSQARARDLDALSNFLQEQYGYNAGSYENYVLRSNSDKITAKIDWNISDNHRFNIKYNYLKSFSDIPPSTSGAIAGQRSQSQFGLPFSSSYYTINNNLNSVIAELNSTFGTRYSNNLTGGFSAFRDFRESSGGIFPLVDIGTNVGRSTTTAQLGGINATNSLTSFGYEPFSAFNVLNSDVAQIGDNFTAYLGKHNVTVGTYNEFYKFRNGFAPNYYGNYSFNSLEDFYASAGFNYDRTTATYSPLAAGAPRPGPARYNLQYSALPGGEFPFADLKAVQLGLYLQDEWSPESNLRITYGIRADLPFLNSDLQQNNNAAALTFRDGVQINTGNVPKKQVLYSPRVGFNWDVNDDKKTQLRGGTGIFTGRIPFVWLSNQASNNGVQFGSFSTAGSVATGTNPNASIYPFNPNVDAYRPQNATANTAYNLAVTASDFKFPQVWRTNLAVDQELPGGIIGTLEAFYTRDLNAVYHQNVNLPGSEATPFARANGADNRPIFYTFGAAQTGANAGLVTTTRNFQLYGPVPTAQGGNTAARPNISDAIVMRNTNKGYSYAVTGQLQKYFSNALSASVAYTYSDARSVNDGGSIAQSIWRDRSVSGDPNAEALSYSNFLQQHRVIGSLSYRKEYLGHLGTTISMFYEAAPAGRYSYVYSGDMNGDNQTSNDLMYIPRSQSEINLRDITLTNAQGGGVYSAADQWTDLNNFINQDKYLREHRGEYAERNGAVRPWQNRLDVRLLQDIFTMEGENKNTLQLSVDIFNFGNLINKDWGTFRTTNRTNPLTFSGYNPQGQPVYQFPYLTNPSLNADNTVRQGVKLTETFRDDTGGIGSRWQMQIGVRYIFN encoded by the coding sequence ATGAAACACCAACGTTTACTCCATCTTCTGGTGCTGTTGCTGACGCTGCTGTCAGCGCACACCGGTTGGAGCCAGGGTGCCACCACCGCCGCCATGAACGGTATTATTACCGACAAGGATGGTGGTGGTCTGCCGGGTGCTACGGTAATTGCCGTACATAATCCAACGAATACGCAGTACGTAGCTCCAACCAATTCTGAAGGTCGTTTCAACATTCAGAACATGCGGGTGGGCGGTCCTTACACCGTCCGCATCACTTTTGTGGGGTATAAGGATGCCAGCCGGGAGGGTATTTTCCTGAGCTTGGGCCAGAACCAGCGTCTCGACATCAACCTGAGCGAAGCCACCACGGAGCTGGCCGGCGTAACGGTAACCGCCAACCAAGACCCGATAATCAATGCCGGCCGCACGGGGGCTGCCACTACGGTACAGCGCGAGCAGATCGAGCGTCTGCCCACTCTGAACCGTTCGCTGCAGGACTTCACCCGTCTCACTCCGCAATCCAACGGCAACAGCTTTGGCGGCCGGAGCGGTAGCTTCAACAACGTAACCGTTGACGGCGCAATCTTCAACAACGCCTTCGGTCTGCAGTCCACGGTAGGTGGCCAGGCCGGCGCTCAGCCTATCTCGCTGGACGCTATCGACCAGATTCAGGTGAGCATCGCGCCGTTCGACGTGCGCCAGGGCTCGTTCACGGGTGCCGGCATCAACGTTGTGACCCGCTCGGGTTCCAACAAGTTCACCGGTTCGCTCTACGGTTTCTACCGCAACCAAAACCTGGTGGGTAGCAAAGTGGGTGATTTCGAGCAGAACTATCCCAACTTCGAACTCAAGAACACCGGCTTCCGCGTAGGTGGTCCGATTGTGAAAGACAAAGTGTTCTTCTTCCTCAACGGGGAGCTGGAGCGCCGCAACGACCCACCAACCGGCAACTTCACCGCTAACCGTAACGATACGCCGCCGCCAACTGGCTCGCAGGTCTCTCAGGCCCGTGCCCGTGACCTCGACGCGCTGTCCAACTTCTTGCAAGAGCAGTACGGCTACAACGCCGGTTCTTACGAAAACTATGTGTTGCGTTCGAACAGCGACAAGATTACGGCTAAGATTGACTGGAACATCTCCGACAATCACCGTTTCAACATCAAGTACAACTATCTCAAGTCGTTTTCCGACATTCCACCGAGCACCTCGGGTGCTATTGCCGGCCAACGTTCCCAGTCGCAGTTTGGCTTGCCGTTCTCGTCTTCGTACTACACAATCAACAACAACCTGAACTCGGTTATTGCTGAACTCAACAGCACGTTCGGTACGCGCTACTCCAACAACCTGACCGGTGGCTTCTCGGCCTTCCGTGACTTCCGCGAGAGCAGCGGCGGTATTTTCCCGCTGGTGGATATCGGTACCAACGTCGGCCGCAGCACCACAACGGCGCAGCTAGGTGGCATCAACGCTACCAACTCACTTACGTCGTTCGGCTATGAGCCATTCTCGGCCTTCAACGTACTCAACTCCGACGTAGCCCAGATCGGTGACAACTTCACGGCTTATTTGGGTAAGCACAACGTGACGGTAGGTACTTACAACGAATTCTACAAGTTCCGTAACGGCTTTGCGCCAAACTACTACGGCAATTACTCGTTCAACTCGCTGGAAGACTTCTACGCTTCCGCTGGCTTTAACTACGACCGTACTACGGCTACGTATTCGCCGCTGGCGGCTGGCGCTCCCCGCCCTGGCCCGGCGCGTTACAACCTGCAGTACTCGGCTTTGCCGGGTGGCGAATTCCCGTTTGCTGATCTGAAAGCGGTTCAGTTGGGCCTGTACCTGCAGGACGAATGGTCGCCGGAAAGCAACCTGCGTATTACCTACGGTATCCGCGCTGACTTGCCCTTCCTCAACTCTGATCTGCAGCAGAACAATAACGCTGCTGCCCTGACCTTCCGCGACGGAGTGCAAATCAACACCGGCAACGTACCCAAAAAGCAGGTGCTTTACTCGCCACGCGTTGGTTTCAACTGGGACGTGAATGACGACAAGAAAACCCAGCTGCGTGGTGGTACGGGTATTTTCACGGGCCGTATTCCGTTCGTATGGCTGTCCAACCAGGCCAGCAACAACGGTGTGCAGTTTGGCTCGTTCAGCACCGCAGGCTCGGTAGCTACCGGCACCAACCCTAACGCCTCCATTTACCCCTTCAATCCGAACGTAGACGCCTACCGTCCGCAGAACGCAACGGCTAACACGGCCTACAACCTGGCCGTAACGGCCTCGGATTTCAAATTCCCACAGGTATGGCGCACCAACCTGGCTGTAGATCAGGAACTACCCGGCGGCATCATCGGTACGCTGGAAGCCTTCTACACCCGCGACCTGAACGCCGTGTATCACCAGAACGTGAACCTGCCAGGCAGCGAAGCCACGCCTTTTGCACGGGCCAACGGTGCTGATAACCGCCCGATCTTCTACACGTTCGGCGCAGCTCAGACGGGTGCTAACGCCGGTCTGGTAACCACCACCCGTAACTTCCAGCTCTACGGCCCGGTACCCACTGCACAAGGTGGCAACACGGCGGCCCGCCCCAACATCAGTGATGCCATCGTGATGCGCAACACCAATAAGGGCTACTCGTACGCCGTGACCGGTCAGCTGCAGAAATACTTCAGCAATGCGCTGTCGGCCAGCGTTGCTTACACCTACTCGGATGCGCGCTCGGTAAACGACGGTGGCTCGATTGCCCAGTCTATCTGGCGCGACCGTTCCGTGTCCGGCGACCCGAACGCGGAGGCTCTGAGCTACTCCAACTTCCTGCAGCAGCACCGTGTCATCGGCTCGCTGTCGTACCGCAAGGAGTACCTGGGCCACCTGGGTACCACGATTTCGATGTTCTACGAAGCCGCTCCGGCTGGCCGCTACTCGTATGTATACTCGGGCGACATGAACGGCGACAACCAGACGTCGAACGACCTGATGTACATTCCCCGCTCGCAAAGCGAAATCAACCTGCGTGACATCACGCTCACGAATGCTCAAGGTGGTGGTGTGTACTCGGCTGCTGATCAGTGGACCGACCTCAACAACTTCATCAACCAGGACAAGTACCTGCGTGAGCACCGCGGTGAGTACGCCGAGCGTAACGGGGCCGTACGTCCGTGGCAGAACCGCCTCGATGTACGCCTGCTCCAGGACATCTTCACGATGGAAGGCGAAAACAAGAACACGCTGCAGCTGAGCGTTGATATCTTCAACTTCGGCAACCTGATCAACAAGGACTGGGGCACGTTCCGTACGACCAACCGTACCAACCCGCTCACGTTCTCGGGCTACAACCCGCAGGGCCAGCCTGTGTACCAGTTCCCGTACCTGACCAATCCTTCGCTGAACGCCGACAACACGGTGCGTCAGGGGGTGAAGCTGACGGAAACCTTCCGCGACGATACCGGCGGCATTGGCTCGCGCTGGCAGATGCAGATTGGCGTACGCTATATCTTCAACTAA